From Staphylococcus sp. IVB6214:
GGAGGTGGCTGAAATCGCAGATAGTATCTTTCAAAAAATCAAGCAAAAACTTGTTGGGAATTGGATAGACAAAACAGTTGATAACATTTATGACTTCTCACCTTGGCGTAATAAGAGTTTTTGGGGCGTCATTAATAATAGCCTAGAGACTAACGAAACCATCTTTGCTGCTGTTACTAAATTATCTAACTCATTAGCAAGTATGCCTATTAAATTGTATGAAAACTACGAGATAATTAATACTGAAGTGTCAGATTTGCTAACAACATCGCCTAACAACTCTCTAAGTAGTTTTGATTTTATAAATCAAATCGAAACAGTGAGAAACGAAAAAGGAAACGCATATGTATTGATTGAAAGAGATATTTTTGCACAACCTAAAAAATTATTCTTGCTTAATCCTGATGTTGTTGAAATGGCAATTGAAAACAATTCGAATGAGCTGTATTTCGTTATACACGCTGCAACAGGTAAACATTTGTATGTGCACAATACAGATATGATGCATTTTAAACATATTGTTGCTTCTAATATGGTTAAAGGAATTAGTCCAATCGATGTTCTTAAGAATACAATGGACTTCGATAAAGCCTTACGCTCTTTCAATTTAAGAGAAATGGATAAACCTGACTCTTTCGTCCTAACTTACGGAAGTAATGTAGACAAAGACAAAAGAAACGAAGTTATCAATGATTTCAAAGCTTTTTATCAAGAAAATGGAGGCATTTTATTCCAAGAACCAGGTGTTACAATAGATCAATTGCCTAGGAAATATGTTTCAGAAGATATTGTTGCATCTGAAAATTTAACTAGAGAGCGCGTAGCAAACGTTTTTCAAATACCGTCAGTGTTTTTAAATGCCGATTCAAAAACTACATTCAGCAAAAATGAGGAATTGAATAGATTCTTTCTACAACACACCTTATTGCCTATCATTAAACAGTATGAAGAAGAATTTAACAGGAAATTATTGACAATAGACGATAGAAAAAAAGGTCGATATTTTAAATTTAATGTTAAATCGTATTTACGTGCTGACAGCGCAACGCAGGCTGATGTGTATTTTAAAGCGTTAAGAAGTGGATATTACACAATTAATGAGATACGTGAGTGGGAAGATTTACCGCCAGTTGAAAACGGCGACAAACCTTTAATTAGTGGGGACTTATACCCTATTGATACGCCATTAGAGATGCGTAAGTCATTGAAAGGTGGTGATACAAATGAAAAGCGATCAAACATACTTCCAAATGAACAAGAAGGCAAATAATAAGGCTGAAATTTACATTTATGGAGATATTGTCAGTAGTAAATGGGACGATAGCGACGTATCGGCAACAGATTTCAAAAAAGCGTTAGATGATTTTGGCGACGTATCTGAAATAGACGTCCATATCAACTCGTCAGGCGGAAATGTTTTTGCGGGACATGCAATTTACAATATGCTAAAAATGCATAAAGCAAAAGTAAATATCTACGTAGATGCATTAGCTGCATCTATTGCAAGTGTTATCGCAATGAGCGGTGACACTATTTTTATGCACAAAAATAGCCTTCTCATGATTCACAACAGTTGGATTATGACGATGGGTAACGCTAAACAGTTGCGTGAGACCGCTGATTTGTTGGATAAAACCGACAAAGCAAGCAACACTAGTTATTTATCTAAAGCAAAAAAACTTTCAGAAGAAGAGCTACAACAAATGCTCGAAGCCGAGACATGGCTGACGGCTGACGAAGCTTTAGAGAAAGGATTTGTTGATGAAATACTAGAGGCTAATGAAATTGCTGCAAGTATCTCTAAAGAACAATATAAGCTGTTTAGACACGTTCCTGAGTCTATTGAACAAGACGTTGATAAGATTACGACTATTGATGATGCGAAGAAAAAC
This genomic window contains:
- a CDS encoding head maturation protease, ClpP-related, whose amino-acid sequence is MKSDQTYFQMNKKANNKAEIYIYGDIVSSKWDDSDVSATDFKKALDDFGDVSEIDVHINSSGGNVFAGHAIYNMLKMHKAKVNIYVDALAASIASVIAMSGDTIFMHKNSLLMIHNSWIMTMGNAKQLRETADLLDKTDKASNTSYLSKAKKLSEEELQQMLEAETWLTADEALEKGFVDEILEANEIAASISKEQYKLFRHVPESIEQDVDKITTIDDAKKNAMVETPKETMSKEEKDAREKIKKSCESLKIIMNF
- a CDS encoding phage portal protein: MAEIADSIFQKIKQKLVGNWIDKTVDNIYDFSPWRNKSFWGVINNSLETNETIFAAVTKLSNSLASMPIKLYENYEIINTEVSDLLTTSPNNSLSSFDFINQIETVRNEKGNAYVLIERDIFAQPKKLFLLNPDVVEMAIENNSNELYFVIHAATGKHLYVHNTDMMHFKHIVASNMVKGISPIDVLKNTMDFDKALRSFNLREMDKPDSFVLTYGSNVDKDKRNEVINDFKAFYQENGGILFQEPGVTIDQLPRKYVSEDIVASENLTRERVANVFQIPSVFLNADSKTTFSKNEELNRFFLQHTLLPIIKQYEEEFNRKLLTIDDRKKGRYFKFNVKSYLRADSATQADVYFKALRSGYYTINEIREWEDLPPVENGDKPLISGDLYPIDTPLEMRKSLKGGDTNEKRSNILPNEQEGK